Proteins from a single region of Maridesulfovibrio bastinii DSM 16055:
- a CDS encoding EAL domain-containing protein, with amino-acid sequence MHSILASQIRKYFGNTEPNPDKIQALLIEIDATYKEFEEEIKLLRTTDNDELSAIIEKKRTMEAFFSHTPDVIFHIKNDGTIISSYGAIENVFGLSENFFKSKNIFELNELFDNDKFQERAKVSQLSREIINFQLDRPETHYAHHFDARIIPLPHDDMLIDLHNITLKKHAEDAIKETHRRLQDIIEFLPDATFVIDSRKKVIAWNRAIEKMTGIPKKDIIRKGDNAYAIPFYGSSRPTLINFIGESIGKIENVYPDVEKDEDTLISETFVPNLHNGRGAWVWIKVSPLYGRNHKVIGAIQSIRDVSQRVRSEQITKALYKLTNEVFHADGLDILFKSIHKILREVLKVNNFYVALKDNKCGKLSFPYFVDEIDPNPFTDDSCNENSRLLVNEVIKTGQPLILKKEDIGKRAAMKGGFAGTAPQIWVAAPLKSGANVIGAIVTQDYHDPDHFSDSDHELLIAAAENIAIAVERKNAAEALLKSELKFRNIFENSVEGLFQTDENGILISVNPTFARIMGYESSEEIENKLNINDFYHYKADRDKISRHLEHHGELKNFECLIKRKNGNKIWISVNIKRISGQNSRKYLEGTFDDITEKKLAESSRDNQKARFTQLFENSPQAICLLDKDGNIVNVNKEFKTLFGDNDNLESLRSSFIPEDKIEEAQTFVKAVISGQFINEESQRRTSDGRIIPVSILGYPFNFKGSIAGAFFIFNDISERKEYEKQITHQALHDSLTGLPNRALFIERLSRALARKKADPSYSFAVMLVDLDRFKKINDSLGHMAGDELLVYIGHKLKGLLRPIDSLARLGGDEFGILLDAVDDPKQIISVAEKVRDSITDPLLVHGNEVVISASIGIVLKMDEYRESDSILRDADISMYRSKELGKNRFMVFTKRLHDRVISEVQVESELRKGLADNEFETFYQPIYALNSMSLNGFEALIRWNHPKNGLVSPGRFIPVAEESGLISDIGKWVFADACATLSAWRKNFPSARNVTLAVNLSARQFSQPDLLEMTDSILRETGIPPENLRLEVTETAIMENLQMAIQKLRKIRRLGVKIAVDDFGIGYSSLSQLQALPVDVLKVDQSFVMRMEQDSESKAIVKMVIALAHTLGLDVVAEGVETEGQLNMLHAMNCNLVQGFLFSRPVPATEARKLLHTKNI; translated from the coding sequence ATGCACAGCATATTAGCCAGTCAGATAAGAAAATATTTCGGCAATACTGAACCGAACCCTGATAAAATTCAGGCCCTGCTGATTGAAATAGACGCGACATATAAAGAATTTGAAGAAGAAATAAAACTCCTCCGCACCACGGATAATGATGAGTTAAGCGCCATTATAGAAAAAAAGCGCACCATGGAGGCCTTCTTCTCTCATACCCCCGACGTTATCTTTCATATTAAAAATGATGGGACAATCATAAGCTCCTACGGTGCCATTGAAAATGTTTTCGGCCTTTCAGAAAACTTTTTCAAAAGTAAGAATATTTTTGAACTTAATGAGCTTTTTGACAATGATAAATTTCAGGAAAGAGCGAAAGTAAGTCAGCTGAGCCGCGAAATCATAAATTTCCAGCTGGATAGGCCCGAAACACACTATGCCCACCATTTTGATGCCAGAATAATCCCTCTTCCACATGATGATATGCTCATTGACCTGCATAACATCACCCTTAAAAAGCATGCGGAAGACGCCATAAAAGAAACTCACAGAAGGCTTCAGGACATAATTGAATTTCTTCCTGATGCAACTTTCGTCATCGACAGCAGGAAAAAGGTTATAGCCTGGAACAGAGCTATTGAAAAAATGACCGGTATCCCTAAAAAGGATATTATAAGAAAAGGTGATAATGCGTACGCTATTCCATTTTACGGATCATCCCGCCCGACTCTTATTAACTTCATTGGCGAATCTATCGGGAAAATTGAAAATGTGTATCCTGATGTAGAAAAGGATGAAGACACACTCATCTCTGAAACCTTTGTACCGAATCTGCATAACGGCCGGGGAGCATGGGTCTGGATTAAAGTATCACCTCTTTACGGCAGGAACCACAAAGTAATCGGAGCGATACAATCAATCCGCGATGTTTCTCAAAGGGTCAGATCGGAGCAGATAACTAAAGCATTATACAAACTTACCAATGAAGTTTTCCACGCAGACGGTCTGGATATTCTGTTCAAATCGATTCATAAAATTTTGAGGGAAGTATTAAAAGTCAATAACTTTTATGTTGCACTAAAAGACAATAAATGCGGAAAGCTGTCTTTCCCCTATTTTGTTGATGAAATAGACCCAAACCCTTTTACTGACGACAGCTGCAATGAGAACAGCAGGTTACTGGTCAACGAGGTAATTAAAACAGGCCAGCCCTTAATTCTCAAAAAGGAAGACATAGGTAAAAGAGCTGCCATGAAAGGCGGATTTGCAGGTACAGCTCCTCAGATATGGGTAGCGGCACCACTCAAATCTGGGGCCAATGTAATAGGAGCGATTGTTACTCAGGATTATCACGATCCTGATCATTTTTCAGACAGCGATCATGAGCTTCTCATAGCTGCCGCAGAAAATATTGCTATTGCCGTAGAGAGGAAAAACGCCGCTGAAGCTCTGCTCAAAAGTGAATTAAAATTCCGCAATATTTTTGAAAATTCCGTAGAGGGTCTTTTCCAGACTGATGAGAATGGAATCCTGATTAGCGTAAACCCCACATTTGCCAGAATCATGGGTTATGAATCGTCTGAGGAGATTGAAAATAAACTAAATATCAATGATTTCTATCACTACAAGGCTGACAGAGACAAAATAAGCAGGCATCTTGAACATCATGGGGAACTTAAAAATTTCGAATGCCTTATAAAACGCAAAAACGGAAATAAAATCTGGATTTCCGTCAATATAAAAAGAATCAGTGGACAGAACAGTAGAAAATATCTTGAAGGAACTTTTGACGACATAACTGAAAAAAAACTTGCTGAATCTTCCAGAGATAATCAGAAGGCAAGATTCACCCAGCTTTTTGAAAACTCTCCGCAGGCTATATGCCTTCTGGATAAGGATGGAAACATCGTCAATGTCAATAAAGAATTCAAAACCCTGTTTGGTGATAATGATAATCTGGAATCACTGCGGAGCAGTTTTATACCGGAAGATAAAATAGAAGAAGCTCAAACCTTCGTTAAAGCCGTCATAAGCGGACAGTTTATTAATGAAGAATCACAGCGCAGGACATCCGATGGCAGAATAATTCCAGTCTCAATACTCGGTTATCCCTTCAATTTTAAAGGCTCAATCGCCGGAGCTTTCTTCATTTTCAATGATATTTCTGAACGTAAGGAATATGAAAAGCAGATCACCCATCAGGCTCTGCATGATTCGCTGACCGGACTTCCCAACAGGGCTCTTTTTATCGAACGGCTTTCCCGCGCACTGGCAAGAAAAAAAGCGGACCCGTCTTATTCCTTTGCTGTGATGCTGGTTGACCTTGACCGCTTTAAAAAAATTAATGACAGCCTCGGTCACATGGCCGGGGACGAACTTCTGGTCTATATAGGTCACAAGCTGAAAGGTCTCCTGCGCCCGATTGACAGTCTCGCAAGGCTTGGCGGTGATGAATTCGGAATACTGCTCGATGCTGTCGATGATCCGAAACAAATTATCTCAGTTGCGGAAAAAGTCCGTGACAGCATTACCGATCCCCTGCTGGTCCATGGCAACGAAGTTGTCATCAGCGCAAGTATAGGCATCGTCCTTAAGATGGATGAATACCGGGAAAGTGACTCTATCCTCCGTGATGCGGATATCAGCATGTACCGCTCGAAAGAACTTGGTAAAAACAGGTTCATGGTCTTTACCAAAAGACTCCATGATCGTGTAATTTCCGAAGTTCAGGTGGAAAGCGAGCTTCGCAAGGGTCTTGCTGATAACGAATTCGAAACGTTCTACCAGCCGATATACGCCTTAAACAGTATGTCTCTTAACGGTTTTGAAGCTCTGATACGCTGGAATCATCCTAAAAACGGACTTGTATCCCCCGGCAGATTTATTCCCGTTGCCGAGGAATCAGGCTTAATCTCAGACATTGGTAAATGGGTTTTCGCTGATGCCTGTGCCACTCTCAGCGCATGGAGAAAAAACTTTCCTTCAGCTCGAAACGTAACCCTTGCAGTCAACCTCTCGGCGCGCCAGTTTTCGCAACCTGATCTGCTGGAAATGACCGACTCTATACTTAGAGAAACAGGAATTCCTCCTGAGAATCTAAGACTTGAAGTCACTGAAACAGCTATTATGGAAAATCTCCAGATGGCAATCCAGAAACTGCGTAAGATCAGACGGCTTGGAGTAAAGATTGCGGTAGATGATTTCGGTATCGGGTATTCTTCACTTTCTCAGCTTCAGGCCCTTCCGGTAGACGTGCTTAAAGTTGACCAGTCATTTGTAATGCGTATGGAACAGGACTCTGAATCCAAAGCAATTGTAAAAATGGTCATAGCTTTAGCCCATACTCTCGGCCTTGATGTTGTTGCTGAAGGAGTTGAAACCGAAGGACAGCTTAATATGCTCCACGCTATGAACTGCAATCTTGTTCAGGGCTTCCTTTTCAGCCGCCCGGTTCCGGCAACCGAAGCAAGAAAACTTCTGCACACTAAAAATATTTAA
- a CDS encoding PAS domain-containing sensor histidine kinase, with protein sequence MKKTQLLSAKFPLITKYTGMNLLSQENFSEESFWPSVSIDSKILDKQRDRLLESFKPEIIESYPEMVFVLNEDRRVVLCNEKLIKNFDYKTKNDIYGRLPGEFLSCINSGCTNGCGTSDACSLCGMLKAISCALSGKENKNECSLLAKSDEGIKALNLKVHATPVYIENEKYIIVYLNDISDSKLKESMEQIFYHDMLNAVNSIVGATSLIIDDMEMSPKELAGLIKERAHFMAREIQGHRMIIAAEKSSLEIKTEEFDLPDLLNEVATMFSGSSIGDGKDIILNNSERAIIKTDKNILLRITENLVKNALEASFAGQIIHLDYELSEKTALIAVKNDSYIPKEVQLQLFRRSFSTKGAGRGIGTYSVKILTEKYLNGIVGMKSDKKEGTTFVVEIPRNLI encoded by the coding sequence GTGAAAAAGACACAGCTTTTATCTGCCAAATTTCCTTTGATCACCAAATACACTGGAATGAACCTGTTATCTCAGGAAAATTTTTCAGAAGAATCATTTTGGCCCTCAGTTTCAATAGACTCAAAAATCCTTGATAAACAACGCGACAGACTTCTGGAAAGCTTTAAGCCGGAGATTATAGAATCTTACCCTGAAATGGTTTTCGTTCTGAATGAAGACCGTAGAGTTGTGCTCTGCAACGAAAAGCTCATCAAAAATTTTGATTACAAAACTAAAAACGATATTTACGGCCGACTGCCCGGTGAATTTCTCTCATGCATTAACTCCGGCTGCACAAATGGATGCGGAACGAGTGATGCATGCAGCCTGTGCGGAATGTTAAAAGCAATTTCCTGTGCTCTTTCAGGAAAAGAGAATAAAAACGAATGTTCCCTTCTTGCCAAATCAGATGAAGGAATCAAAGCTCTAAATCTAAAAGTCCACGCTACTCCTGTCTATATTGAGAATGAAAAGTATATCATAGTTTATTTAAACGATATCTCAGACAGCAAATTAAAAGAAAGTATGGAACAAATTTTTTACCACGACATGCTCAATGCGGTGAACAGTATCGTGGGTGCAACTTCACTCATAATTGACGATATGGAAATGAGCCCTAAAGAACTTGCCGGACTTATCAAAGAAAGAGCCCATTTCATGGCCAGAGAAATACAGGGCCATAGAATGATCATCGCTGCCGAAAAATCCAGCCTTGAAATCAAAACTGAAGAATTCGATCTTCCGGACCTGCTAAATGAAGTTGCTACAATGTTTTCAGGAAGCTCCATTGGTGACGGGAAGGACATAATTTTAAATAATTCTGAAAGAGCAATCATAAAAACAGATAAAAATATTTTACTTAGAATAACTGAAAATCTTGTAAAAAACGCTCTTGAGGCTTCTTTTGCCGGTCAGATAATCCATCTTGACTATGAATTAAGTGAAAAAACAGCTCTTATTGCAGTAAAGAATGATAGTTACATCCCCAAGGAAGTTCAGCTGCAACTGTTCAGAAGATCTTTCTCAACAAAGGGTGCAGGGAGAGGTATAGGTACTTATAGTGTTAAAATTCTTACTGAAAAGTACTTAAATGGTATTGTCGGCATGAAATCTGATAAAAAGGAAGGCACAACTTTTGTTGTTGAGATTCCGAGAAATCTTATATAG
- the greA gene encoding transcription elongation factor GreA, which yields MSSIPISVQGFENIKKELDRLKKERPEVIKAIAEAREEGDLKENGGYHAARERQGMLEAKINYIESRIPQFQVIDISTLKGPKITFGATVTLENIETGENKTYTLMGPDESDFKKGLISIESPVGKALLGKEEGDEIVVNAPKGRIEYGIVEVEFKGIVPA from the coding sequence ATGAGCAGTATTCCTATTTCAGTCCAGGGTTTTGAAAATATCAAAAAGGAACTGGACAGACTGAAAAAAGAACGTCCCGAAGTAATCAAGGCCATAGCCGAAGCCCGTGAAGAAGGTGACCTTAAAGAAAACGGAGGCTACCATGCTGCAAGGGAACGGCAGGGAATGCTTGAAGCCAAAATCAATTATATTGAATCGCGTATCCCGCAGTTTCAGGTAATTGATATCAGCACCCTTAAAGGCCCCAAAATCACCTTTGGAGCAACAGTTACTCTTGAAAACATTGAAACCGGTGAGAACAAGACCTACACCCTCATGGGACCGGATGAAAGTGACTTTAAAAAGGGCCTTATTTCAATTGAATCACCTGTAGGAAAAGCTCTGCTTGGTAAAGAAGAAGGTGATGAAATAGTAGTAAATGCTCCTAAAGGCAGAATTGAGTATGGAATTGTCGAAGTTGAATTTAAAGGCATAGTTCCAGCTTAA
- a CDS encoding RluA family pseudouridine synthase, translating to MKNNELDIIYHDSKIVVVNKPSGLLSVPGKGPENQDCVVTRIQAMFPECRKFPTVHRLDMDTSGLLVLGFTAHAVSDLMEQFRNRKVLKSYEALLDGIIEGDSGVIELAFRLDPENRPYQVYDPVNGKRGETHWQKLAIENGRTRVKFTPKTGRTHQLRLHSYHPEGLGVPIVGDRLYGNGTGPGQLKLHARYLCFEHPKTKERMEFDVAPLF from the coding sequence ATGAAAAATAACGAACTTGATATAATCTATCACGACAGCAAGATAGTCGTAGTCAACAAACCCAGTGGTCTGCTCTCGGTTCCCGGAAAAGGCCCTGAGAATCAGGATTGCGTGGTAACAAGAATACAGGCCATGTTTCCTGAGTGCAGAAAATTTCCCACCGTACACCGGCTGGATATGGATACATCGGGCCTTTTAGTGCTTGGCTTTACAGCTCATGCAGTGAGTGACCTTATGGAGCAGTTCCGCAACCGTAAAGTATTAAAAAGCTACGAAGCTCTTCTGGATGGCATTATTGAAGGCGATAGCGGTGTAATAGAACTGGCTTTCAGACTTGACCCGGAAAACAGACCTTATCAGGTATACGATCCGGTAAATGGAAAACGTGGGGAGACCCACTGGCAGAAGCTGGCAATTGAGAATGGCAGAACAAGAGTAAAATTTACTCCCAAGACAGGAAGAACACATCAGTTAAGACTTCACTCATACCATCCTGAAGGTCTTGGAGTTCCAATTGTGGGAGATCGGCTCTACGGCAATGGGACAGGACCGGGACAGCTGAAACTGCATGCCCGATATCTCTGTTTTGAGCACCCTAAGACCAAAGAAAGAATGGAATTCGACGTAGCGCCACTATTTTAG
- a CDS encoding glutamate synthase, with protein MCRLFALTSRDPISPMRAIDALNVMKEGHDGSGVGLYLNGLGGPFEDMKELPILSGIFSKDGLDSLDKYMTDRGFKVKYSLMYTPDQEPPAGTPKRGTYASIVYDVPEGWNDLSEEERGHKLVSMRLELRDAGQESGDMMVFSFWPDTIMLKEVGDPLEIGRYLALDREELKARRILAQGRQNTNYAINLYACHPFFLEGVCTMTNGENTAFIPIKEYLQSRGVLGYSGYQSDSEVFAHIAHFTTKKLGLDIRAFKHIITPLNDDEMKSHPDREFLETLKRSCRKLIIDGPNCVIGCMPGGQMFMVQDRKKLRPGVVGGKDGIYAFSSEICGLNAAIPDRDKSKDFQPMHLDMAIVGPDCKEIIQCSQKDQLPLQR; from the coding sequence ATGTGCCGCTTATTTGCACTCACTAGCCGAGATCCGATTTCACCCATGCGCGCCATCGACGCCCTTAATGTTATGAAAGAAGGGCACGACGGCTCCGGTGTGGGGCTGTATCTCAACGGTCTTGGCGGACCTTTTGAGGACATGAAAGAACTTCCGATTCTTTCGGGTATTTTTTCTAAAGACGGGCTGGACAGCCTTGATAAATATATGACTGACCGCGGGTTTAAGGTCAAATACAGTCTGATGTACACTCCCGATCAGGAGCCGCCGGCGGGTACTCCTAAGCGTGGAACTTATGCATCTATAGTATATGATGTACCTGAAGGATGGAACGATCTTTCCGAAGAAGAACGCGGACACAAACTCGTTTCAATGAGACTTGAGCTGCGTGATGCAGGGCAGGAGAGCGGAGACATGATGGTCTTTTCTTTCTGGCCTGATACCATCATGCTCAAAGAAGTCGGTGATCCTCTCGAAATAGGAAGGTATCTTGCCCTTGACCGTGAAGAGCTGAAAGCTCGCAGGATTCTTGCTCAGGGAAGGCAGAATACCAACTACGCAATCAATCTCTATGCCTGCCATCCGTTTTTCCTTGAAGGTGTCTGTACCATGACCAATGGTGAAAACACGGCATTTATTCCCATCAAGGAATACCTCCAGTCACGTGGAGTTCTCGGTTACTCAGGCTACCAGTCAGACTCAGAAGTTTTTGCTCACATTGCACATTTTACTACTAAAAAGCTGGGTCTGGATATCAGGGCCTTCAAGCACATCATCACTCCTTTGAATGATGATGAAATGAAAAGCCACCCTGACCGCGAATTTCTTGAAACGCTCAAGCGTTCCTGTCGCAAGCTAATCATCGATGGTCCGAACTGTGTTATAGGATGCATGCCGGGCGGTCAGATGTTTATGGTTCAGGACCGTAAGAAGCTTCGCCCCGGCGTGGTTGGCGGAAAAGACGGTATCTACGCTTTTTCGTCTGAAATATGCGGACTCAACGCCGCCATCCCGGATCGTGATAAATCTAAAGATTTTCAACCCATGCATCTTGATATGGCCATTGTCGGCCCAGACTGCAAGGAGATTATCCAATGCTCGCAGAAAGACCAATTACCCCTTCAACGCTAA
- a CDS encoding glutamate synthase-related protein: MLAERPITPSTLSVKDIPWQISWDRENCTLCGRCTSVCPVKAIDLGVHRKREIKTPAGLRKKAENEYSIYYSIDQKSETTNKCIGCSLCNMVCPNNAIKPHRDDDSSSFTFQNNQGGQPRTRGGRRNSGESLLDQIKFIRISMLTDPALDAGRHEFNLRTLLGRVQSPEESIKTFREHGWKPPVREIYPLVIGGMSFGALSPNMWEGLQMAVAYLNEEMNMPVCISTGEGGCPPRLLRSRFLKYVILQIASGYFGWDEIIHAIPEMKVDPCAIEIKYGQGAKPGDGGLLMWHKVNELIAAIRGVPQGVSLPSPPTHQTQYSIEESVAKMIQSMSMAWGFRVPVYPKISASSTSLAVLNNLTRNPYAAGLAIDGEDGGTGAAYNVSMNHMGHPIASNLRDCYNTLVTAGKQNELPLIAGGGIGKSGNLAANAAALIMLGASAVQIGKYVMQAGAGCVGSEKDRCNVCNIGLCPKGITSQDPRLYRRLDPEKVAERVVDFYLSFDIELKKIIAPLGRSTSLPIGMSDGLGIGDKDAAEKLGIRYVV, from the coding sequence ATGCTCGCAGAAAGACCAATTACCCCTTCAACGCTAAGCGTAAAAGACATTCCCTGGCAGATCAGCTGGGACAGGGAAAACTGTACCTTGTGCGGTCGCTGCACATCGGTCTGTCCTGTCAAAGCCATTGATCTTGGTGTTCATCGTAAAAGAGAGATCAAGACTCCGGCCGGGCTGCGCAAGAAGGCAGAAAATGAATATTCAATTTATTATTCAATAGACCAGAAAAGCGAAACCACCAATAAATGTATCGGGTGTTCACTCTGCAATATGGTATGTCCCAATAATGCCATTAAACCGCATAGAGATGACGATTCATCCAGTTTCACTTTTCAGAATAATCAGGGCGGACAGCCCCGCACAAGAGGCGGTCGCCGTAATTCCGGTGAAAGCCTGCTGGATCAGATCAAGTTCATTCGTATCTCGATGCTCACTGACCCCGCTCTGGACGCAGGCCGCCACGAGTTCAATCTCCGTACTCTCCTCGGAAGGGTGCAGTCACCTGAAGAAAGCATCAAAACCTTCAGGGAACATGGTTGGAAGCCTCCTGTAAGAGAAATTTATCCGCTGGTTATCGGTGGTATGTCTTTCGGTGCTCTTTCCCCCAACATGTGGGAAGGATTGCAGATGGCTGTAGCCTACCTCAATGAGGAAATGAACATGCCGGTCTGTATCAGTACCGGTGAAGGTGGATGCCCTCCGCGTCTTCTGCGTTCACGTTTCCTTAAATATGTAATTTTACAGATTGCGAGCGGTTATTTCGGATGGGATGAAATTATTCATGCTATTCCTGAAATGAAAGTAGATCCGTGCGCTATTGAAATCAAATATGGTCAGGGTGCCAAGCCCGGCGACGGCGGACTTTTGATGTGGCACAAGGTTAACGAACTTATCGCGGCTATCCGCGGTGTTCCGCAGGGAGTAAGTCTTCCCAGCCCTCCGACACATCAGACCCAGTATTCAATTGAAGAATCCGTTGCTAAAATGATTCAGTCCATGAGCATGGCCTGGGGCTTCCGTGTTCCGGTTTATCCCAAAATATCAGCATCTTCCACTTCGCTTGCTGTTTTGAACAACCTGACACGTAATCCTTATGCCGCCGGTCTTGCCATTGATGGTGAAGACGGCGGAACCGGTGCAGCGTACAATGTTTCCATGAACCACATGGGACATCCTATCGCAAGCAACCTCCGTGACTGCTACAACACTCTGGTTACCGCTGGTAAGCAGAATGAGCTTCCGCTTATCGCCGGTGGCGGTATCGGTAAATCCGGAAACCTTGCTGCCAACGCTGCCGCTCTGATTATGCTGGGCGCAAGCGCTGTTCAGATAGGAAAGTATGTAATGCAGGCCGGAGCAGGCTGTGTCGGTTCTGAAAAGGATCGCTGCAACGTCTGTAACATCGGCCTTTGCCCCAAGGGTATAACATCTCAGGATCCGAGGCTCTATCGTCGTCTTGATCCCGAAAAAGTCGCCGAACGCGTGGTAGACTTCTACCTGAGTTTCGATATCGAGCTTAAGAAGATAATCGCCCCTCTGGGCCGTTCCACCTCATTGCCCATCGGCATGTCCGACGGACTTGGAATTGGTGACAAGGACGCTGCTGAAAAGCTCGGCATCAGGTATGTGGTTTAA